From the Luteolibacter arcticus genome, one window contains:
- a CDS encoding DUF58 domain-containing protein, translating into MTAEELTRCHARALAAAGRLRLPLRSRVWKGQAGEFQGAGVGSSLDFQDHRTYVPGDDPRHINWQAYARTGQYTMKLYREEVRPVVDVVLDASESMFFDPQKAERVAELFCFAVESARRSGANTAVFLVRGDAVRPIPPESISRHRWLDEARAMKGADSALPPDLSRIPFHGNAIRVLVSDLLFPGDPEHGIRMLAARQGSPILLVPFLQSEAAPEWTGNYEFIDAERKSRHQHRIEPSVLKRYKESYTNHFTMWKTACRRHQCRMARVACETDFQTALFAEALPSGALETAM; encoded by the coding sequence ATGACCGCCGAGGAACTCACCCGCTGTCACGCCCGAGCGCTCGCCGCTGCGGGACGGCTGCGCCTGCCCTTGCGGTCCCGGGTGTGGAAGGGACAGGCCGGCGAGTTCCAAGGCGCAGGCGTCGGCTCGTCGCTCGATTTCCAAGACCACCGGACCTACGTCCCGGGCGATGATCCGCGGCATATCAATTGGCAGGCCTACGCCCGCACCGGCCAGTACACGATGAAGCTCTACCGCGAGGAAGTGCGCCCCGTGGTGGATGTGGTGCTCGACGCTTCGGAGTCGATGTTCTTCGACCCGCAGAAGGCCGAGCGCGTGGCCGAGTTGTTTTGCTTTGCGGTCGAATCCGCCCGCCGCTCGGGTGCGAACACCGCGGTCTTCCTGGTCCGCGGCGATGCCGTGCGGCCGATCCCGCCGGAAAGCATCTCCCGCCATCGCTGGCTCGATGAAGCCCGTGCGATGAAAGGTGCCGACTCCGCGCTGCCGCCCGACCTTTCCCGCATCCCCTTCCATGGGAATGCGATCCGCGTGCTCGTGTCGGACCTGCTATTCCCCGGCGATCCGGAACACGGCATCCGCATGCTGGCCGCCCGCCAGGGCAGCCCGATCCTGCTGGTTCCCTTCCTCCAAAGCGAGGCGGCACCGGAGTGGACCGGCAACTACGAGTTCATCGATGCCGAACGCAAGTCGCGCCATCAACACCGCATCGAGCCGTCCGTGCTGAAGCGCTACAAGGAAAGTTACACGAATCATTTCACGATGTGGAAGACTGCCTGCCGTCGCCACCAGTGCCGCATGGCCCGCGTCGCCTGCGAGACGGACTTCCAGACCGCGCTCTTTGCGGAGGCCCTGCCCAGCGGAGCGCTGGAGACGGCAATGTGA
- a CDS encoding ABC transporter permease has translation MSASAATPAAVPPPVAGQLDEFSDKLSPMLVKELRQGLRAKTFVILFLALQGLLAVVLLSAIGASSDGDSGLTVSRVIFFFFSLAALVAQPLRGVGALHNEIKGNTIDLMVLTRLGAWRIVLGKWVAIVSQTALLLTAIVPYLILRYFFGRMDLFAELLLLGLIFVGSAIFTALTVGLSAIPSILVRGLLPLGVAVYLGAGIMAVTFGNELDDLIEFCTLQEKHAGWALLIFLSIGTYLAWMALAMGASMIAPMAENHSTSRRVIALGMLAVLAFLGWAGDVPREVMAVMLMLVGVPAIMIALTEPLQLLPPICRPFLKFGNLGKVVGRFLYPGWPSGVVFTGLMIAGITGVFFSRPGTMGRYMSSADTISTVMLVVSIGTLLLPALFMRVFLRRARNPLGVYILIGVLLCVVAIALAMIMGETRSDEYVWLFSWIPPVQMNVVAYIQSEHYSSATGGYASGTSPDFGPVLVTGIVTSSIYFVLLLICALRSFPAIREVEREAEDFVANKTSSPS, from the coding sequence ATGAGCGCCAGCGCCGCTACCCCCGCCGCCGTGCCGCCTCCCGTGGCCGGCCAGCTCGACGAATTCAGCGACAAGCTGTCGCCGATGCTGGTAAAAGAACTGCGCCAGGGGCTCCGGGCGAAGACCTTCGTCATCCTTTTCCTGGCGCTGCAAGGCCTGCTCGCCGTGGTGCTGCTGTCGGCGATCGGGGCGAGTTCCGACGGCGACTCCGGGCTCACCGTCAGCCGGGTGATCTTCTTCTTCTTCTCTCTGGCCGCCCTGGTGGCGCAGCCGTTGCGGGGCGTCGGTGCCCTGCACAATGAGATCAAGGGCAACACCATCGACCTGATGGTGCTCACCCGTCTCGGCGCATGGCGGATCGTGCTCGGGAAATGGGTCGCCATCGTCAGCCAAACGGCGCTGCTGCTCACGGCGATCGTGCCCTACCTGATCCTGCGCTACTTCTTCGGGCGGATGGATCTGTTCGCCGAGCTCTTGCTGCTCGGGCTGATCTTTGTCGGCTCGGCGATCTTCACCGCCCTCACCGTCGGGTTGTCGGCGATTCCCTCGATCCTCGTCCGCGGGCTGCTGCCGCTGGGCGTCGCCGTCTATCTCGGGGCCGGGATCATGGCGGTCACCTTTGGCAATGAGTTGGACGATCTCATCGAGTTCTGCACGTTGCAGGAAAAGCATGCCGGCTGGGCCCTGCTGATCTTCCTATCCATCGGCACCTATCTGGCGTGGATGGCATTGGCGATGGGTGCCTCGATGATTGCGCCGATGGCGGAGAACCATAGCACCTCGCGGCGTGTGATTGCGCTGGGCATGCTGGCGGTGCTCGCATTCCTCGGCTGGGCCGGGGACGTCCCCCGCGAGGTGATGGCGGTGATGCTGATGCTGGTCGGTGTGCCGGCGATCATGATTGCACTGACCGAGCCGTTGCAATTGCTGCCACCGATCTGCCGTCCTTTCCTTAAGTTCGGCAATCTGGGGAAAGTGGTCGGTCGCTTCCTCTATCCTGGCTGGCCGTCGGGAGTCGTCTTCACCGGCCTGATGATCGCCGGCATCACCGGCGTGTTCTTCTCCCGGCCGGGCACCATGGGTCGCTACATGAGCAGTGCCGACACGATCAGCACCGTCATGCTCGTGGTCTCCATTGGCACCCTGCTATTGCCGGCCTTGTTCATGCGGGTCTTCCTCCGACGGGCTCGCAATCCACTCGGAGTATACATTCTGATCGGCGTCCTCTTGTGCGTCGTCGCCATCGCGCTGGCCATGATCATGGGGGAGACCCGCAGCGATGAGTATGTCTGGCTCTTTTCATGGATTCCTCCTGTGCAGATGAACGTCGTGGCTTACATCCAAAGTGAGCACTATTCGTCGGCAACGGGAGGGTATGCGAGCGGTACCTCACCCGACTTCGGCCCCGTGCTCGTCACCGGGATCGTCACGTCCTCGATTTACTTCGTCCTGCTCCTGATTTGCGCCCTGAGGAGCTTCCCCGCGATCCGCGAGGTCGAGCGGGAAGCCGAGGACTTCGTTGCCAACAAGACATCGTCGCCATCATGA
- a CDS encoding NAD(P)/FAD-dependent oxidoreductase gives MNDSPALTDYDVVIFGGAFSGSALALLLKRARPETRVLIVEKSEVFDRKVGESTSEVAGCFLTRVLGLAHYLSCEHFQKHGLRMWFTTPENDCPNSCSEIGPNSQARFPTYQLDRELLDQHMLEQAQKEGCELLRPASIKSFELNGAGKNAIVLKHNGETRTITAGWVGDCSGKASLVARQRGLWRKLEDHPVHSMWVRFSNVLTLDSHEARVKAPCLKDGPSVGRASATNHLMGRGWWSWIIPLSNGDFSAGVTWDERIFAPPSEGSVGERVKQHLVTHPIGKLMFADAVPVENDARIYKHLPYYATEVCGDGWVLAGDAAGFMDPLYSQGLDYCAHATYCAHKIILKGLRGECVKMALATHNEIYPQSYQRWFHGLYRNKYQYLGDSDLMHAAFLMDIAAYFIGPVRAVYADADREYSTMPYNGTGGAIFARFMRFYNRRLETIARKRLMAGTYGKNNLKHRHLVRVPFEPNMKAVRHLLGGMKVWMKLEAETMFIQPVAALPDPMEKRMAQQVAEVS, from the coding sequence ATGAATGATTCCCCCGCCCTCACCGACTATGATGTCGTCATCTTTGGCGGGGCCTTTTCGGGCTCGGCGCTGGCGCTGCTGCTGAAACGGGCGCGGCCGGAGACCCGGGTGCTGATCGTGGAGAAGTCGGAAGTCTTTGACCGCAAGGTCGGCGAATCGACCTCGGAGGTCGCTGGGTGCTTCCTGACCCGGGTGCTAGGGCTCGCCCACTATCTTTCCTGCGAGCATTTCCAGAAGCACGGGCTGCGGATGTGGTTCACCACGCCAGAGAACGATTGCCCGAACTCTTGCTCGGAGATCGGGCCGAATTCACAGGCGCGCTTCCCGACCTACCAACTCGACCGGGAACTTCTGGACCAGCACATGCTGGAACAGGCCCAGAAAGAGGGCTGCGAACTGCTGCGGCCGGCATCGATCAAGTCCTTCGAGCTGAATGGCGCGGGCAAGAACGCGATCGTGCTGAAGCACAATGGCGAGACGCGGACGATCACCGCCGGCTGGGTCGGGGATTGCTCCGGCAAGGCTTCGCTGGTCGCCCGCCAGCGCGGACTGTGGCGGAAGCTGGAGGATCACCCGGTGCACTCGATGTGGGTGCGCTTCAGCAACGTGCTCACGCTAGATTCCCACGAGGCGCGGGTGAAGGCACCCTGCCTGAAGGACGGCCCGTCGGTGGGGCGTGCCAGCGCGACGAATCACCTGATGGGCCGCGGTTGGTGGTCGTGGATCATCCCGCTGTCGAATGGCGACTTCTCCGCCGGCGTGACTTGGGACGAGCGGATTTTCGCGCCGCCGTCGGAGGGCTCGGTCGGCGAGCGGGTCAAGCAGCACCTGGTGACGCACCCGATCGGCAAGCTGATGTTCGCCGATGCGGTGCCGGTCGAGAATGACGCCCGAATTTACAAGCACCTCCCCTACTATGCCACGGAGGTCTGTGGCGATGGCTGGGTACTGGCCGGCGACGCGGCGGGTTTCATGGATCCGCTCTATTCGCAGGGCCTGGACTACTGCGCCCACGCGACTTACTGCGCCCACAAGATCATCCTCAAGGGGTTGCGCGGAGAGTGCGTGAAGATGGCGCTGGCGACGCACAATGAGATTTACCCGCAGTCCTACCAGCGGTGGTTCCACGGTCTCTACCGGAACAAGTATCAGTATCTCGGCGACTCGGACCTCATGCACGCGGCATTCCTGATGGACATCGCGGCGTATTTCATCGGCCCGGTGCGGGCGGTGTATGCGGACGCCGACCGTGAATACTCGACCATGCCCTACAACGGCACCGGCGGAGCGATCTTCGCGCGGTTCATGCGCTTTTATAACCGGCGTCTCGAGACGATCGCCCGCAAGCGGCTGATGGCCGGGACCTATGGGAAGAATAACCTGAAGCACCGACACTTGGTCCGGGTGCCCTTCGAGCCGAATATGAAGGCGGTGCGGCACTTGCTGGGCGGGATGAAGGTGTGGATGAAACTGGAAGCGGAGACCATGTTCATCCAGCCGGTGGCCGCGCTGCCGGATCCGATGGAGAAGAGAATGGCTCAACAGGTGGCTGAGGTTTCGTGA
- a CDS encoding YcxB family protein, protein MNLQYSLSYTDRRAFLDAITPRTSIKPLPFYAGVFGTNGMLLVLAYLCSAKLDHTLLAIIAVFFAIKNLKAAIPHTKFHRRSIDAQAREGTGHPIQLEIGDAGLTETACGIVSFCPWSSVTKIQRVEGLVIVHLASKQFSLIPISALDSTQVSADEFVAFLESKVAH, encoded by the coding sequence ATGAACCTCCAATATTCGCTTTCGTACACCGATCGACGGGCCTTCCTCGATGCCATAACGCCCCGCACGTCAATCAAGCCCCTGCCGTTTTATGCCGGCGTTTTCGGAACCAATGGAATGCTGCTGGTCTTGGCTTACCTCTGTTCGGCCAAGCTCGATCACACGTTGCTGGCGATCATCGCTGTCTTCTTCGCGATCAAAAATCTGAAGGCCGCAATCCCTCACACGAAGTTCCATCGCCGGTCGATTGATGCTCAGGCCCGCGAGGGAACCGGCCACCCGATTCAGCTTGAGATTGGGGATGCCGGTCTCACTGAAACTGCGTGCGGAATCGTCTCGTTCTGCCCTTGGAGTTCTGTGACCAAGATTCAGAGGGTGGAGGGTCTGGTGATTGTCCATCTTGCTTCCAAGCAATTTTCTCTGATCCCGATCTCCGCCTTGGATTCCACCCAGGTAAGCGCAGACGAATTCGTGGCATTTCTCGAATCAAAGGTCGCGCATTGA
- a CDS encoding AAA family ATPase — MEYASETEVTTAGKHVRSLSAALNQVLFGQEELVDLVLTGVLARGHILLEGLPGLGKTELVKGLSKTLRLGTKRVQFTPDLLPGDITGNPVLQEIEGRRAFVFQPGPLFTNIVLADEINRASPKTQSALLEAMQERRVTVLGETHDLPKPFFVLATQNPIELEGTYPLPEAQLDRFLFKLEVTRNNVETLERIVTQRELGTEPVVESIMDASTLDEVLNLVRRIYLPDVVANYIARLVDGSHPGQSSAARGIRYGASPRAALSLASAAKARALMNERTHASFEDVRFVATAVLRHRIVLEYNARVEGLTNNDIVRALIEEIPFQGGATPKTLKTA; from the coding sequence ATGGAATACGCCTCCGAAACTGAAGTCACCACCGCCGGGAAGCACGTCCGCTCGCTGTCCGCAGCGCTCAATCAGGTGCTATTCGGCCAGGAGGAACTCGTTGATCTGGTGCTGACCGGGGTGCTGGCACGGGGCCACATCCTGCTCGAAGGCCTGCCCGGATTGGGCAAAACCGAGCTGGTCAAGGGCCTGTCGAAGACCCTGCGGCTCGGCACCAAGCGCGTCCAGTTCACGCCCGACCTGCTGCCCGGCGACATCACGGGAAACCCGGTGCTCCAGGAAATCGAGGGCCGCCGCGCCTTCGTGTTCCAGCCGGGGCCGTTGTTCACGAACATCGTGCTGGCGGACGAAATCAACCGCGCCTCGCCGAAAACGCAGTCGGCGCTGCTGGAGGCGATGCAGGAGCGCCGCGTGACCGTGCTGGGCGAGACCCACGATCTTCCCAAGCCCTTTTTCGTGCTGGCGACCCAGAACCCGATCGAGCTGGAAGGCACCTACCCGCTGCCAGAAGCCCAGCTCGACCGCTTCCTTTTCAAGCTGGAGGTGACCCGCAACAACGTCGAGACGCTGGAGCGCATCGTGACCCAGCGCGAACTCGGCACCGAGCCCGTGGTCGAGTCGATCATGGATGCCTCCACCCTCGATGAGGTGCTCAATCTGGTGCGCCGCATTTACCTGCCGGACGTGGTCGCAAACTACATTGCCCGGCTCGTGGACGGCAGCCATCCGGGCCAAAGCTCCGCCGCCCGCGGCATCCGCTACGGGGCGAGCCCGCGCGCCGCGCTCTCGCTGGCCTCGGCCGCGAAGGCCCGGGCGCTGATGAACGAGCGGACCCACGCGTCGTTCGAGGACGTCCGCTTTGTCGCCACGGCCGTCCTGCGCCACCGCATCGTGCTGGAATACAACGCGCGGGTCGAAGGATTGACGAATAACGACATCGTGCGCGCTTTGATTGAGGAAATCCCGTTCCAAGGCGGCGCGACTCCAAAGACTCTCAAGACGGCGTGA
- a CDS encoding vWA domain-containing protein, protein MLTLTNPAGLWALLGIPAVLAIHFLQRQAVVIPVSTLFLLEKTQRESASGRRFDRLMNSVPLWMQLLGVLLLTWLLAEPRYQKARSTQRVAIVLDSSASMAVIKDKLKEKLIASLPGLQGPATALELTVLESTPGRPKLFAGDNPDELAKTLDAWQPRAGLTDPSQALRLARSLVAREGIVVYATDTPVEQPPFDARLLSLGEPIDNVGFTGVTIGEKEGAKVFQALVRNYSGHRSSRTWQVELPDGSRTEPRAIDLEPNAIMTLQAAFPENAQRLKIVLSPDTFTLDDVLPIVVPQPKKLALFAATGGAYEELTKKLLRSLEATETVNDTATSDLTILSYDPLDPVLPGGHAIVFVKDETRGGAYLKGGIIAERHPLIDALNWQSLLVRETIQLQLRESDTVLLKQDTRPLIFLRESEPTADKPAIRQLCFNFDLRLSNASTLPAFIVMLHRFAEELREAKVAPMAELLESGQPVTLAAKTGAEVPALTVETLGLDGKVVKTTTLPASTRVKLDAPLEAGFLRVRQGETELLTASVHFADTREADFNDCKPANTLDQGSAAAVERHTEEDHWWRAWFLLLLAALLISWHFTRERVAARKAAAPEPANA, encoded by the coding sequence TTGCTTACCCTCACCAACCCCGCCGGCCTTTGGGCGCTCCTCGGGATTCCCGCGGTGCTGGCGATTCATTTCCTCCAGCGCCAGGCAGTGGTGATCCCGGTCTCCACGCTATTTCTGTTAGAAAAGACCCAGCGCGAATCGGCGAGCGGCCGGCGCTTCGACCGGTTGATGAATTCGGTCCCGCTGTGGATGCAACTCCTCGGCGTGCTGCTGCTCACGTGGCTGCTGGCGGAGCCGCGCTACCAAAAGGCGCGCAGCACCCAGCGCGTCGCCATCGTGCTCGATTCATCGGCCTCGATGGCCGTCATCAAGGACAAGCTGAAGGAGAAGCTCATCGCCTCCCTGCCCGGCCTGCAAGGGCCTGCGACCGCGCTGGAGCTGACAGTTCTGGAAAGCACGCCGGGCCGGCCGAAACTCTTCGCCGGCGACAATCCGGACGAACTCGCCAAAACCCTCGACGCTTGGCAGCCACGCGCCGGCCTGACCGATCCCTCGCAGGCGCTGCGGCTCGCTCGCTCGCTCGTCGCTCGCGAAGGCATCGTCGTCTATGCCACCGACACGCCGGTGGAGCAGCCGCCTTTCGACGCGCGTTTGCTTTCGCTCGGCGAGCCGATCGACAATGTCGGTTTCACCGGGGTGACCATCGGCGAAAAGGAAGGCGCGAAGGTGTTCCAAGCGCTCGTGCGGAACTACTCCGGTCATCGTAGTTCGCGGACCTGGCAGGTCGAGTTGCCCGACGGCTCCCGCACCGAGCCGCGCGCGATCGATCTGGAGCCGAACGCCATCATGACCCTTCAGGCTGCCTTTCCGGAGAATGCCCAGCGCCTGAAGATCGTGCTTTCACCGGACACGTTCACGCTTGATGACGTGCTGCCGATCGTGGTCCCGCAGCCGAAGAAGCTCGCGCTCTTCGCCGCCACCGGGGGCGCTTACGAAGAGCTCACGAAGAAGCTGCTGCGTTCTCTCGAAGCCACCGAAACCGTCAACGACACCGCGACCTCGGACCTGACGATTCTTTCCTACGATCCGCTCGATCCGGTGCTCCCCGGCGGGCATGCCATCGTCTTCGTGAAGGACGAGACCCGCGGCGGAGCCTACCTGAAGGGAGGTATCATCGCGGAGCGGCACCCGCTGATCGACGCGCTCAACTGGCAGTCCTTGCTGGTGCGCGAAACCATCCAGCTCCAGCTCCGCGAGAGCGACACGGTGCTGCTGAAGCAGGACACGCGCCCGCTGATCTTCCTGCGCGAATCGGAGCCGACCGCGGACAAACCGGCCATCCGGCAGCTCTGCTTCAATTTCGACCTGCGCCTGTCGAATGCCTCCACCCTGCCCGCCTTCATCGTGATGCTCCACCGCTTCGCCGAGGAACTCCGTGAGGCGAAGGTGGCGCCGATGGCCGAGCTTCTCGAAAGCGGCCAACCGGTGACGCTCGCCGCCAAAACCGGGGCCGAGGTTCCGGCGCTGACCGTCGAAACGCTCGGACTCGACGGCAAGGTCGTGAAGACCACCACCCTTCCCGCTTCCACGCGGGTGAAGCTCGACGCCCCGCTCGAGGCCGGTTTCCTGCGCGTCCGCCAGGGCGAGACTGAGCTGCTCACCGCCAGCGTGCATTTCGCCGACACCCGCGAGGCCGATTTCAACGACTGCAAACCGGCCAACACGCTCGACCAAGGCAGCGCCGCCGCGGTCGAGCGCCACACCGAGGAAGATCACTGGTGGCGCGCGTGGTTCCTCTTGCTGCTCGCCGCCCTGCTGATTTCGTGGCATTTCACCCGTGAGCGTGTGGCGGCGAGAAAGGCCGCCGCTCCCGAACCCGCCAACGCCTGA
- a CDS encoding ABC transporter ATP-binding protein, with protein MSDAAIKVHNLYRYFGQLKAVNGISFEIPHGSVCGFVGANGAGKTTTMRILASLDYPTMGTAEICGINVVHHPDEVRKLIGWMPDHFGNYEHMTVVEYLDFYARAFGYRDKERKTRVQEVMEFTDLIPLADRFSNKLSKGMTQRLCLGRALLHDPQVLIMDEPAAGLDPKARVELKHLIRVLAQEGKTIFISSHILSELGEMCDSLLFVNGGRIVHHGDAETLKQGTDSAGGMLYDVQVVGNPQAISDWCVVNPNVEFLESRKAGGRIRIESSEPERAAEILARMVKDGLKVTEFHKEQRNLEDAFIDMLGRIDRGEGALPTAPKSELPAFTPPEPSNN; from the coding sequence ATGAGTGACGCCGCCATCAAAGTTCACAACCTCTACCGCTACTTCGGGCAACTGAAGGCGGTGAACGGGATCTCGTTTGAAATCCCGCATGGCTCGGTCTGCGGCTTCGTCGGTGCGAATGGTGCCGGCAAGACGACCACGATGCGCATCCTCGCGTCGCTCGACTATCCGACCATGGGCACGGCGGAGATCTGTGGGATCAATGTCGTCCATCATCCGGACGAAGTGCGCAAGCTGATCGGCTGGATGCCCGATCACTTCGGCAACTACGAGCACATGACGGTGGTCGAGTATCTGGACTTCTACGCCCGCGCCTTCGGCTACCGGGACAAGGAGCGCAAGACACGGGTGCAGGAGGTGATGGAATTCACCGATCTGATCCCGCTTGCCGACCGCTTCTCTAACAAGCTGTCGAAGGGCATGACCCAGCGCCTCTGCCTCGGCCGCGCGCTGCTGCATGACCCGCAGGTGCTGATCATGGACGAGCCCGCTGCCGGCCTCGATCCGAAGGCACGCGTCGAGCTGAAGCACCTGATCCGGGTGCTGGCCCAGGAAGGAAAGACGATCTTCATCTCCTCTCACATTCTCTCCGAGCTGGGCGAGATGTGCGACTCGCTGCTCTTCGTGAACGGCGGCCGCATCGTCCACCACGGCGACGCGGAGACCCTGAAGCAGGGTACCGACTCGGCCGGCGGGATGCTTTACGACGTGCAGGTCGTCGGCAATCCCCAGGCGATCTCCGACTGGTGCGTGGTGAACCCGAACGTCGAGTTCCTGGAAAGCCGCAAGGCCGGCGGGCGCATCCGCATCGAGTCCAGTGAACCGGAGCGTGCCGCGGAGATCCTCGCGCGCATGGTTAAAGACGGCCTGAAGGTGACGGAGTTCCACAAGGAGCAGCGCAATCTCGAGGACGCCTTCATCGACATGCTCGGCCGCATTGACCGCGGCGAAGGGGCCCTGCCGACCGCGCCGAAGTCCGAGCTGCCTGCCTTCACCCCGCCTGAACCGTCGAACAACTGA
- a CDS encoding type II secretion system GspH family protein: protein MKTHFYPRSRSGFTLVELLVVISIIMVLAAMGFGAIAKVNQRKNELVTKTCVTDLSMALDQFYNTYSRFPSVGSADELTAEGQAGTELLKILLAKEDPGSELQNPQQIVFLTPKIASNKNQGGLVYSGNQIEGMYDAWGRPLHIKFDEDSDNEIPNPFRQGEVVRQKRVIVWSFGPDGKFGDNDEVKSW from the coding sequence ATGAAAACCCATTTCTATCCTCGCTCACGGTCTGGTTTCACACTCGTCGAGCTTCTCGTCGTCATTTCCATCATCATGGTGCTCGCCGCGATGGGCTTTGGTGCCATCGCGAAGGTCAACCAGCGGAAGAACGAGTTGGTGACCAAGACCTGCGTCACGGATTTGTCCATGGCTCTGGATCAATTCTATAACACCTACAGCAGGTTCCCGAGCGTCGGCAGCGCGGATGAACTGACCGCTGAAGGCCAGGCCGGAACGGAGCTTCTGAAAATCCTGCTCGCCAAGGAGGACCCCGGAAGCGAGCTGCAGAATCCCCAGCAGATCGTCTTCCTCACCCCGAAGATCGCCAGCAACAAGAACCAAGGGGGCTTGGTTTACTCCGGCAATCAAATCGAAGGCATGTACGATGCCTGGGGCCGCCCCTTGCACATCAAGTTCGACGAGGATTCCGACAATGAGATCCCGAATCCATTCCGGCAGGGTGAGGTCGTCCGGCAGAAGAGGGTCATCGTCTGGAGCTTCGGCCCCGACGGGAAATTCGGCGACAACGATGAGGTGAAGTCGTGGTGA